The Megalobrama amblycephala isolate DHTTF-2021 linkage group LG7, ASM1881202v1, whole genome shotgun sequence genome window below encodes:
- the rhoh gene encoding rho-related GTP-binding protein RhoH has product MNGLAETSVKCVLVGDCAVGKTALLVRFTSETFPESYRPTVYENTGVDVFMDGIQISLGLWDTAGHDTFRQIRPMSYQQADVVLLCYSVANPNSLSNLRQKWIAEVREFLPRVPVLVVATQTDHREMGPYRANCTTASEGKQVAQEIRAKGYLECSALSNRGVQQVFECAVRTAVNRARRRTRRRLLDLNPCKVS; this is encoded by the coding sequence ATGAACGGGTTGGCAGAGACCTCAGTGAAATGCGTACTGGTTGGGGACTGTGCGGTGGGTAAAACTGCACTTCTTGTACGATTCACTTCTGAAACGTTCCCAGAAAGCTATAGACCCACTGTCTATGAAAACACTGGAGTTGATGTTTTCATGGATGGAATCCAGATTAGCTTGGGACTGTGGGATACAGCAGGACATGATACATTCCGCCAAATCCGCCCCATGTCCTATCAGCAGGCGGATGTGGTTTTGCTATGTTATTCGGTAGCAAATCCAAATTCGTTAAGCAATTTGCGGCAAAAATGGATCGCTGAAGTGAGGGAATTTCTTCCGAGGGTACCTGTGCTGGTTGTTGCCACACAGACAGACCATCGTGAGATGGGCCCGTATCGTGCCAACTGCACCACTGCCTCAGAGGGCAAACAAGTGGCACAAGAGATCCGTGCCAAAGGATATCTAGAATGCTCGGCTCTCAGCAATCGAGGTGTGCAACAGGTTTTTGAGTGTGCTGTTCGAACAGCTGTTAATCGGGCAAGAAGACGGACAAGGCGGAGACTCCTTGACTTAAACCCCTGTAAAGTTTCCTGA